Proteins from a genomic interval of Sphingobacterium lactis:
- a CDS encoding DMT family transporter codes for MEENKSVQYMLLAGLFFALMNVCVKFVAHLPTLEVVFFRSVISLVATYVILKKDKIPLFGNNKKLLIFRGIAGCLGLIGSFYTIQHIPLGSAVTINYLSPLFTAILGIFVVKQKVRPIQFLFFALALSGVLMLKGFDSRISTLDLVIGLLAALFAAIAYNIIAKLKTSEHPLVIIFYFPLVTLPVVGIYCLFNWQMPQGWDWFYLLLVGILTQLAQYYMTLSYQRANLSKVASLTYLGVVYALGFGYFLFDETYTLYSILGIVLILIAILLNMRVKPAR; via the coding sequence GTGGAGGAAAACAAAAGTGTACAGTATATGTTGCTGGCAGGGCTTTTCTTTGCCCTGATGAATGTATGCGTAAAGTTTGTGGCCCACCTCCCTACGCTGGAAGTAGTTTTCTTCCGCTCCGTTATCAGCTTGGTCGCTACCTATGTCATTCTCAAAAAGGATAAAATTCCTTTATTCGGAAACAACAAGAAACTCCTCATTTTCCGCGGAATTGCTGGCTGTCTCGGTCTAATCGGTTCCTTTTATACCATCCAGCATATCCCGCTTGGCTCCGCTGTCACGATCAATTACCTCTCGCCATTATTTACAGCGATCTTGGGCATATTTGTCGTGAAACAAAAGGTTCGGCCCATTCAGTTCCTATTCTTTGCCCTGGCGCTTTCCGGAGTTTTGATGCTGAAAGGATTTGACAGTAGGATTTCGACTTTGGACCTGGTCATTGGTCTATTGGCGGCACTCTTTGCGGCCATTGCCTACAACATCATCGCCAAATTGAAGACCTCAGAGCATCCCTTGGTCATTATCTTCTATTTCCCATTGGTTACCTTGCCCGTGGTCGGGATCTACTGCCTCTTCAATTGGCAGATGCCGCAGGGCTGGGATTGGTTCTACCTCCTACTCGTAGGCATCCTGACCCAATTGGCGCAATATTACATGACCCTTTCCTATCAAAGAGCCAATCTTTCGAAGGTCGCCAGCTTAACCTATTTGGGTGTCGTTTATGCACTTGGCTTCGGCTATTTCCTTTTCGATGAGACCTATACCCTCTATTCCATCCTCGGCATCGTTTTAATCCTTATCGCCATCCTGCTCAATATGCGGGTAAAACCTGCGCGATAA
- a CDS encoding carboxypeptidase regulatory-like domain-containing protein has translation MSSVNRIFLACCILLSVFGAVQGQEKPTIPINTAVENVQKYFSVYPVEKIHLHFDKPYYAVGDTLWFKTYLNTNLFNYEPSKVAYVDVINGRDSLIQTLRIPLKEGAGKGQLVLDPQYYGQDNYRFRAYTKWMMNFDMGYFYNKVVPIGDAINKKLGANINFQQDGNRTKATLQFRDREGKLLGRRKLNWQANDGWDAFDKGKAETDDMGRVTINLANKEREKFKSGRLVVQLEGEGSLVGQYPLANAYMDVDVQFFPEGGDLISGVGKKVAFKAMASNGSSVRVKGKIIDSKKKEVATFEDFGMGMGSFNMIPQAGETYKAVVTLGDGQERTVDLPAVVDNKINVVAVSQDADFISLGLVTNDQYFNTIQNKPYYVFGQLNGHLIYAAQASIKSPAVSVKIPLKDMPNGVVQITLMTPDGTPVSERLVFIQPQALLPINVATDKASYGRKDLVKMKLDVAPRTDSIPANFSVSVIDESKIPHNDDDDRGIVSSMLLNSDLKGYIEKPNYYFNTKNENRVEALDALMMTQGFRRFVYNDLVQGKLPQVKFMPEQGISISGVLRQNTGRTQPNGGLLLNIPGAAVKKDAYTDNQGRYTFDNLVFTDSLKATLNARGNDNFRSLVITLDPTYFPEIDQNNPNKAAAIQNIDQNLEAYLDNSKKEFRTSFLIEEVVVTGTVEKKQTSKDFSALNGLSMPEHRIEGTRFAGCNVLSMCLNTMLTGITYDINTLKYYVTRNYNQGSRVPVQFFLNGMPIDEPAINSIQVADIEAIEIFLRDDLGTVRNTYQNDGVVSIITKKEKKQPRMTAAQIEAMLPKSNVIDFYPLGYVKERKFYEPKYNTPESKNTNDYRTTIYWNPEIRVTKKGQVDLEFYNGDGNGKYKVVVEGNDMEGNVGRKVFYYDVK, from the coding sequence ATGAGTTCAGTAAATCGTATTTTTTTAGCATGCTGCATTTTACTTTCCGTATTCGGTGCTGTTCAAGGGCAGGAAAAGCCCACAATTCCCATAAATACCGCTGTTGAAAATGTGCAAAAGTACTTTTCGGTCTATCCGGTAGAAAAAATTCACCTACATTTCGATAAACCTTATTATGCCGTAGGGGACACCCTGTGGTTCAAGACCTATCTCAATACGAATCTGTTCAATTACGAACCCAGCAAAGTGGCATATGTCGATGTGATCAATGGCCGGGATTCCCTTATCCAGACGCTTCGTATACCGCTGAAGGAAGGCGCGGGAAAAGGGCAATTGGTACTAGATCCACAGTATTACGGACAGGACAACTACCGATTCCGTGCTTATACGAAATGGATGATGAACTTCGATATGGGCTACTTTTATAACAAGGTGGTACCTATCGGGGATGCCATCAATAAAAAATTGGGCGCCAATATCAACTTTCAGCAAGATGGAAACCGTACAAAGGCGACTCTGCAGTTCCGCGATAGGGAAGGAAAGCTCTTGGGACGCCGAAAATTAAATTGGCAGGCCAATGATGGTTGGGATGCTTTCGATAAAGGAAAAGCAGAAACCGATGATATGGGCCGCGTAACGATCAACTTAGCCAACAAGGAACGGGAGAAGTTCAAGTCAGGTCGATTGGTTGTGCAATTGGAAGGGGAAGGAAGTTTGGTTGGCCAATATCCATTGGCAAATGCCTATATGGATGTGGATGTTCAGTTTTTCCCGGAAGGGGGAGATCTGATCTCCGGAGTGGGTAAGAAAGTAGCTTTCAAAGCCATGGCTTCCAATGGATCCAGCGTACGGGTGAAAGGTAAGATAATTGATAGCAAGAAAAAAGAAGTTGCGACCTTCGAGGACTTCGGCATGGGTATGGGATCCTTCAATATGATTCCGCAAGCTGGAGAAACCTATAAGGCGGTAGTAACCCTAGGCGATGGCCAGGAAAGGACTGTTGATCTGCCTGCCGTTGTCGATAATAAGATCAACGTGGTGGCGGTTTCCCAAGATGCCGATTTCATCAGCTTGGGATTGGTGACCAATGACCAATATTTCAATACGATTCAGAACAAACCCTACTATGTCTTTGGACAGCTCAATGGCCATTTGATCTATGCTGCACAGGCTTCCATTAAGAGCCCTGCCGTGTCGGTGAAAATCCCGTTGAAGGATATGCCGAATGGGGTCGTGCAGATTACACTCATGACACCAGATGGAACACCAGTTTCCGAACGCTTGGTATTCATCCAACCACAGGCCTTATTGCCCATCAATGTCGCTACGGATAAAGCTAGCTATGGACGTAAGGACCTTGTTAAAATGAAGTTGGATGTTGCACCGCGGACGGATAGCATTCCAGCGAACTTCTCGGTTTCCGTAATCGATGAATCGAAAATTCCACATAACGATGACGATGACCGCGGTATCGTGAGCAGTATGTTATTGAACTCGGACCTGAAGGGATATATCGAAAAACCGAATTATTATTTCAATACCAAGAATGAAAATCGTGTAGAGGCACTAGATGCGTTGATGATGACCCAAGGTTTCCGCAGGTTTGTGTACAATGACCTGGTGCAGGGCAAGCTGCCACAGGTGAAGTTCATGCCTGAGCAGGGAATTTCCATTTCTGGGGTTCTCAGACAGAACACAGGTCGCACCCAGCCGAACGGTGGGCTGTTGTTGAATATCCCAGGAGCAGCTGTGAAAAAAGATGCATATACCGATAACCAAGGACGTTATACTTTTGATAACCTCGTGTTCACAGATTCCCTTAAGGCAACCTTGAACGCACGTGGTAATGATAATTTCCGCAGTTTGGTGATCACCCTGGATCCAACGTACTTCCCAGAGATCGATCAGAATAACCCGAATAAGGCTGCTGCGATCCAAAATATCGATCAAAATCTGGAAGCCTACCTGGATAACAGCAAGAAGGAATTCAGAACATCTTTCCTTATTGAGGAAGTGGTGGTGACCGGTACAGTGGAAAAGAAACAGACCAGTAAGGATTTCTCCGCACTGAATGGGCTTTCCATGCCGGAACATCGGATCGAAGGCACACGTTTTGCCGGCTGTAATGTTTTGTCCATGTGTTTGAATACCATGCTTACCGGAATTACCTACGACATCAATACCCTTAAATATTATGTCACCAGAAACTACAATCAGGGAAGCCGGGTGCCGGTTCAGTTTTTCCTGAACGGTATGCCGATCGATGAACCAGCTATCAATTCCATCCAGGTCGCCGATATCGAAGCAATTGAGATTTTCTTGCGTGACGATCTGGGTACCGTACGGAATACCTATCAGAATGATGGTGTCGTATCGATTATCACCAAAAAGGAAAAGAAACAACCACGGATGACCGCTGCACAGATTGAAGCCATGTTGCCGAAGTCCAACGTCATTGATTTCTATCCGTTAGGATATGTAAAGGAACGCAAGTTCTACGAACCAAAATACAATACCCCGGAATCGAAGAACACAAACGATTACCGAACAACCATCTACTGGAATCCAGAAATCCGCGTGACCAAGAAAGGTCAGGTTGACTTGGAATTCTATAACGGTGATGGCAATGGAAAATACAAAGTGGTCGTAGAAGGAAATGATATGGAAGGCAATGTGGGAAGAAAAGTCTTCTATTACGATGTAAAATAA
- a CDS encoding sulfite exporter TauE/SafE family protein, whose amino-acid sequence MTYHYLAFFMGLLGSIHCAVMCGPLLLAVQAGQGISWKTTANKLLYQLGRILTYGLLGLLLGLIGSTAAIQGWQQGFSLVTGMILLAIGLFHMFGKSSAQLAAFQTKAIQPFAKFMGKWLYRPGGSFVAGVLNGVLPCGMVYMALASAVNADSMTNSFLFMVLFGLGTLPLLLVFSFAGNFPKRIFKKGFATVLPVLFIVMGAWFILRGANLDIPYLSPLLHVEGAMNCA is encoded by the coding sequence ATGACGTACCATTACTTGGCATTTTTCATGGGCCTTTTGGGCAGCATTCACTGTGCGGTGATGTGTGGTCCCCTGTTGCTCGCCGTACAGGCAGGGCAGGGCATCTCCTGGAAAACGACGGCCAATAAATTGCTCTACCAATTGGGAAGGATCCTGACGTATGGGCTGCTGGGCCTACTATTGGGTCTGATAGGCAGTACAGCAGCGATACAGGGCTGGCAACAGGGATTTAGCCTCGTGACCGGAATGATCCTGCTCGCTATTGGTCTTTTCCATATGTTCGGGAAATCATCCGCACAACTGGCCGCATTCCAGACCAAGGCCATCCAACCCTTTGCCAAATTTATGGGGAAATGGCTATACCGCCCTGGCGGTAGTTTTGTGGCCGGTGTATTGAATGGGGTGTTGCCCTGTGGTATGGTGTATATGGCGCTTGCTTCTGCGGTCAATGCCGATTCCATGACCAACAGCTTTCTGTTTATGGTTCTGTTTGGTCTAGGGACGCTTCCGTTATTATTGGTGTTTTCGTTCGCCGGAAATTTTCCCAAACGAATCTTTAAAAAAGGCTTCGCCACTGTACTCCCAGTGCTATTTATTGTTATGGGCGCCTGGTTCATCCTTCGCGGGGCCAATCTCGATATTCCTTACCTCAGTCCGCTTCTCCATGTCGAGGGCGCTATGAATTGCGCGTAA
- a CDS encoding YihY/virulence factor BrkB family protein, with protein sequence MLKTIWIKIKEFWGLLFDAGNAFADDNCMKLSASLAYYTVFSIGPLLMILTWALGFFYGSALDGTDGAREQVIDELNDIFGKDIATLLESTVHNLSLDSKSNIGIIVGGATLVFTSTTIFVDIQNSINTIWKVKPKPKKGWLKIIINRLISFSMILGLVFLLMASLVISSLIGIVTDYFNQFMEQWNISMIDWVNTAITFLVISSLFGIIYAFLPDAKVRFKDILGGALFTALLFMLGKYGISLYLSKNVTASSYGAAGSIIILLAWVYYSSAILYFGAEFTKSYAVKYGKGIQPSSYAVLVKQTEMEIDPETGIREIVKHPNDPVQ encoded by the coding sequence ATGCTAAAAACTATTTGGATCAAGATTAAGGAATTCTGGGGTTTATTATTTGATGCAGGAAATGCATTTGCGGATGACAATTGCATGAAGCTGAGTGCTTCCCTGGCCTATTACACCGTTTTTTCCATTGGTCCATTGTTGATGATCCTGACCTGGGCCTTGGGTTTCTTCTACGGCAGTGCCTTGGATGGAACCGATGGCGCCCGCGAGCAGGTCATCGATGAACTGAACGATATCTTTGGCAAGGACATCGCAACCCTGTTGGAGTCTACAGTGCACAACCTTTCACTGGACAGCAAGTCCAATATCGGAATTATCGTCGGGGGTGCGACGCTTGTCTTTACCTCGACGACAATCTTTGTCGATATCCAAAATTCCATCAATACCATCTGGAAAGTAAAACCTAAACCAAAAAAAGGCTGGCTAAAGATTATCATCAACCGCTTGATTTCGTTCTCCATGATCTTGGGGTTGGTATTTCTGTTGATGGCTTCACTGGTCATCAGTAGCTTGATCGGGATTGTGACGGACTACTTCAACCAATTTATGGAACAGTGGAATATCAGCATGATCGATTGGGTGAACACCGCCATTACGTTCCTGGTGATTTCATCGCTGTTCGGCATTATCTATGCTTTCCTGCCCGATGCCAAGGTTCGCTTTAAAGATATCCTTGGGGGCGCCCTTTTCACGGCATTACTCTTTATGTTGGGTAAATATGGGATCTCCCTCTACCTCTCGAAAAACGTAACGGCAAGTTCTTATGGCGCTGCAGGATCGATTATCATCCTGCTGGCCTGGGTATATTACTCTTCGGCAATTCTGTACTTTGGCGCCGAATTTACGAAGTCCTATGCCGTGAAGTACGGTAAGGGCATCCAACCGAGTTCCTATGCGGTATTGGTGAAGCAGACCGAAATGGAAATCGACCCGGAAACCGGTATCCGCGAAATCGTGAAGCACCCCAACGATCCAGTCCAATAG
- a CDS encoding FixH family protein: MNWGYKIVFGLGAFMLFIIGAGIYMVSHDTDTLVDTDYYEKSLTYDETIHKKQNLLDDRAKPMIKVQKDTLILAFASDGNKGSLNFLRPDDRKVDVTLPFQTSTNEFKLPIKTFKRGNWNLEIDWEHAGKPYISDHAVFIQ, translated from the coding sequence ATGAACTGGGGATATAAAATAGTTTTTGGATTGGGCGCTTTTATGCTTTTTATCATTGGCGCAGGGATATATATGGTCAGTCATGACACCGATACCTTGGTGGATACGGATTACTATGAGAAAAGTCTGACCTATGATGAAACCATCCATAAGAAACAGAACCTGCTGGACGATCGGGCAAAACCCATGATCAAGGTGCAAAAGGATACCCTGATTTTGGCATTTGCATCGGATGGCAACAAGGGGAGCTTGAATTTTCTGCGTCCTGATGATCGCAAAGTCGATGTAACTTTGCCGTTTCAGACCAGTACAAATGAATTTAAACTTCCGATTAAGACCTTTAAACGGGGCAATTGGAATTTAGAAATCGATTGGGAGCATGCCGGGAAACCCTACATTTCCGACCATGCCGTATTTATACAATAG
- the ccoG gene encoding cytochrome c oxidase accessory protein CcoG yields the protein MGIVVNENSKANQPEKSKRNWIYAKKPSGKLYNYRQVVGYGLLLFFFLAPIIKINGNPFLMFNVIERKFSIFGNIFYPQDFHIFLFGMLIVLVCIVLFTAVYGRVWCGWTCPQTIFMELIFRRIEYLIEGDWTQQKKLNEGPDTDAKAWKKVLKHSIFLLISFIISNLFLSYLIGFDALVKIATDPIDQHIVGFISILVFTLVFYFVFAYVREIVCTSICPYGRMQGVLLDDNSVTVAYHVARGEPRGKVRKGDTTPKGDCIDCSLCVHVCPTGIDIRKGPQLECVSCTACIDACDAVMEKINKPKRLIGFYTMAEAEGTETEQIGKKRNTRAIIYTGILVVLMGIFGFMIFSRSDLDGRMLRAKGSTYQKRDDGTVTNLYSLEIINKTSKDVDFELVSKTPGVTIQVVNPISHLQREGNAKISVFLIADQAAIEQYKTDVEVDIVSEGKVLETMETTFIAPPKKK from the coding sequence ATGGGAATAGTAGTAAATGAAAACTCGAAAGCAAACCAACCTGAAAAATCGAAAAGAAACTGGATTTACGCAAAGAAACCAAGCGGCAAACTCTACAATTATCGACAGGTGGTCGGGTATGGTTTACTACTATTCTTCTTTCTAGCGCCAATCATCAAGATCAATGGGAACCCTTTCCTGATGTTCAATGTCATCGAAAGGAAGTTCTCCATCTTTGGAAACATATTCTACCCGCAGGATTTCCATATCTTCCTCTTCGGAATGTTGATCGTGCTGGTCTGTATCGTCCTGTTCACGGCTGTGTATGGCCGTGTCTGGTGCGGATGGACCTGTCCACAGACCATCTTTATGGAACTTATTTTCCGGCGCATTGAATACCTGATCGAAGGCGATTGGACCCAGCAGAAGAAATTGAACGAAGGCCCCGATACCGATGCCAAGGCATGGAAGAAGGTGCTTAAGCATTCGATTTTCCTGCTGATATCCTTTATCATCTCCAATCTTTTCCTGTCGTACCTTATTGGATTTGATGCATTGGTCAAGATTGCGACCGATCCGATCGATCAGCATATCGTCGGTTTCATCTCCATTCTGGTATTTACTTTGGTATTCTACTTTGTCTTTGCCTACGTTCGGGAAATTGTGTGTACCAGCATCTGTCCGTATGGCCGTATGCAAGGGGTGTTATTGGACGATAACTCCGTTACTGTCGCCTATCATGTGGCCCGTGGTGAACCGAGGGGAAAAGTGCGCAAGGGGGATACGACACCAAAAGGAGACTGTATCGATTGTAGCTTGTGTGTCCATGTCTGCCCGACAGGGATCGACATCCGGAAGGGCCCGCAGTTGGAATGTGTGTCCTGTACCGCATGTATTGACGCGTGTGACGCCGTTATGGAAAAGATCAACAAACCGAAGCGTTTGATTGGATTCTACACCATGGCCGAGGCTGAAGGTACCGAAACTGAACAGATCGGTAAGAAACGAAATACGAGGGCCATTATCTACACCGGTATTCTGGTGGTATTGATGGGAATCTTTGGTTTCATGATCTTTAGCCGTTCCGACCTTGACGGCCGGATGTTAAGGGCGAAGGGGAGTACCTATCAGAAACGAGATGATGGTACTGTAACGAATCTGTATTCTTTGGAGATCATCAATAAAACCAGCAAAGATGTTGATTTTGAACTGGTGAGTAAAACACCGGGCGTAACGATTCAGGTCGTTAACCCGATATCACATCTCCAACGCGAGGGAAATGCTAAAATAAGTGTATTTTTAATTGCTGATCAAGCTGCCATCGAACAGTATAAAACGGATGTTGAAGTGGATATTGTGTCGGAAGGTAAGGTGTTGGAAACCATGGAGACGACCTTTATTGCGCCTCCTAAAAAGAAGTAA
- a CDS encoding cbb3-type cytochrome c oxidase N-terminal domain-containing protein yields the protein MNFLIIMSSAAPGLLAIGTGNLYNDIFYLAVFIVLVAVLAAAIAINRALRSMLKVTMPEVVQEEEQAKFKKKTARKTNWQKTWNTFLGLKPIEQEKDLVIDDHEYDGIVELNNPIPVWFNALFYSTVVFSVVYLLIYQVFGWGLNQDQEYAREMAQAEKEKQEFLAQAANSFDENTIEVDETGTLAVNGKAIFAANCAACHGQAGEGTIGPNLTDRYWLHGGEIKDIFHTIKYGVPDKGMVPWEQTLTPAQIAEVSNYILTLRDTNPANPKPAEGEEVKAYESEGGSAEAATEGGEAPADSTAAAN from the coding sequence ATGAATTTTTTAATAATCATGAGCAGCGCGGCACCAGGGCTATTAGCCATTGGTACCGGGAATTTATACAACGATATCTTTTACCTAGCGGTGTTTATCGTCCTTGTGGCTGTCCTGGCAGCAGCGATTGCCATCAACAGAGCATTACGTTCCATGTTGAAGGTGACCATGCCAGAGGTCGTACAGGAGGAAGAACAAGCGAAGTTCAAGAAAAAGACCGCAAGAAAGACCAATTGGCAGAAAACCTGGAATACCTTTTTGGGTTTGAAACCGATCGAGCAGGAAAAGGATTTGGTTATCGATGATCATGAATACGATGGAATCGTCGAGTTGAATAACCCAATCCCAGTATGGTTCAATGCATTGTTCTATTCTACAGTAGTGTTCTCGGTGGTATATCTCTTGATCTATCAAGTGTTCGGATGGGGACTGAACCAAGATCAGGAATATGCACGGGAGATGGCACAAGCGGAAAAAGAAAAGCAGGAGTTCCTTGCCCAAGCGGCAAATTCTTTCGATGAGAATACCATCGAGGTGGATGAAACAGGTACCCTAGCCGTAAACGGTAAAGCGATCTTTGCTGCGAACTGTGCGGCATGTCATGGTCAAGCCGGTGAAGGAACCATCGGACCGAACCTAACTGACCGTTATTGGTTGCACGGTGGGGAAATCAAGGACATCTTCCATACCATCAAATATGGTGTGCCCGATAAAGGGATGGTGCCTTGGGAACAAACCTTGACACCTGCGCAAATTGCAGAAGTAAGTAACTATATCCTGACGCTTCGCGATACCAATCCAGCAAATCCGAAACCGGCTGAAGGAGAAGAAGTGAAAGCTTATGAAAGTGAGGGTGGAAGTGCAGAGGCAGCTACCGAAGGGGGAGAAGCTCCCGCCGATAGCACAGCTGCTGCCAATTAA
- the cls gene encoding cardiolipin synthase, with protein MQEYVQPVIQFLEQWGYIPMSIMYIGVALTILIENRNPTKTISWVLVIVFIPFLGLVLYYLFGQKFSKVKKMKRINQEQTLRLKKEFQRLEPLMQWSIRNIHSKIGDLSRVYSYLKNEKLSTPTLNNEVTLLVNGEEKFPLFLQSLEEAKHSIHLEYYIFDLDNIGTKVLDLLEKKASEGIIVRLIVDSFGSPKLVRYMRKKKDSKIQFQAFLPVTFTSLANSNYRNHRKIAVIDGFTCYIGGINISDRYINPNEFGLYWRDTSVKVVGNVGTMFQISFWNSWNQTDGESFNLADGYLRETPKVTDQLSAVALASSDPGSVGPFNMEALLISIGEASESIKLCTPYFIPSEELATALKTAAAAGVQVDLMIPAEGDSWIVQHATYSYLKPLLERGVNVYLYEKGFLHAKTSIIDGKIAYVGTVNLDFRSFYINYEVQAVISNRDFCKKMEDQFEIDKQGSRQIYFKDWGKRKAWKRGVDSLCRLLAPLL; from the coding sequence ATGCAGGAATACGTTCAGCCAGTAATTCAATTTCTTGAACAATGGGGCTACATCCCCATGTCCATCATGTATATTGGTGTTGCCTTAACCATTCTTATTGAAAATAGAAACCCCACCAAGACCATATCCTGGGTTTTGGTCATTGTGTTCATCCCATTTTTAGGTCTAGTCCTTTATTACCTCTTTGGTCAGAAATTCTCGAAGGTAAAGAAGATGAAACGCATCAATCAGGAGCAGACGTTACGCCTGAAAAAGGAATTTCAGCGCCTGGAACCGCTTATGCAGTGGTCGATCCGGAATATCCACAGTAAGATTGGTGACCTTTCACGCGTTTATTCGTATTTAAAAAATGAGAAGCTTTCCACGCCGACACTCAATAATGAAGTAACTTTATTGGTGAATGGAGAGGAAAAGTTCCCGCTGTTCCTACAATCCCTGGAAGAGGCAAAACATTCCATCCATCTGGAGTACTATATTTTCGACTTGGATAACATTGGTACCAAGGTGCTGGATCTATTGGAAAAAAAAGCGAGTGAAGGGATCATTGTCCGCTTGATCGTCGATAGTTTTGGTTCGCCGAAATTGGTGCGTTATATGCGGAAAAAGAAAGATTCGAAAATTCAGTTCCAAGCCTTCCTACCGGTTACATTTACCTCTTTGGCCAATAGCAATTACCGAAACCACCGAAAGATAGCCGTAATCGATGGGTTTACCTGTTATATCGGCGGCATCAATATTTCCGACCGCTATATCAATCCAAATGAATTCGGGCTCTATTGGCGGGATACCTCTGTGAAAGTTGTCGGCAATGTAGGGACCATGTTCCAGATCAGCTTCTGGAATTCGTGGAACCAGACCGATGGCGAATCGTTCAACCTAGCAGATGGTTATCTGCGCGAAACACCTAAGGTAACCGATCAACTGAGTGCTGTCGCACTTGCGTCGAGTGATCCGGGATCTGTTGGGCCATTCAATATGGAAGCCCTATTGATTAGTATCGGGGAGGCCAGTGAATCAATTAAATTATGTACGCCGTACTTTATTCCTTCCGAGGAACTGGCAACCGCATTGAAGACCGCTGCTGCAGCAGGTGTGCAGGTTGATCTTATGATCCCTGCCGAAGGTGACTCCTGGATCGTGCAGCACGCCACCTATTCCTACTTGAAACCGCTGTTGGAGCGCGGTGTGAATGTATATCTATATGAAAAAGGATTCCTTCATGCCAAAACTTCCATTATCGATGGCAAGATCGCATATGTAGGAACCGTAAACCTGGATTTCCGTAGTTTCTATATCAACTATGAGGTGCAAGCTGTTATCTCGAACCGGGATTTCTGTAAAAAGATGGAAGATCAGTTCGAAATTGACAAACAGGGCAGTAGGCAGATCTATTTCAAGGATTGGGGGAAACGGAAAGCTTGGAAGCGTGGTGTCGATTCGCTCTGTCGACTTTTAGCACCTTTGCTCTAG